The nucleotide window GAGAGGTTTGCTCTCTCCACTGGCCCCAAAGCCCTGAAGGCCTCCCATGTTCCCCCAGTTCAAACTTCACCTCCCTCATGAGGCTTTCCCTCACTGCATCCTGTACCCTCACAGCCCTTAACACACCACTCAACAAATACGCATTTGCATCTAACCAAATGTGACCCCGCGTCCATATTTATGTTTCTATATATTAACGCATTCTTGTTTCCCCTTCCAGGCTCCATTAGTCTGGTTAGCTTTTGCCCAGGTATCAGGAGATGAGGGGATGGGGAGAGGCTCAGAATCCAAACTTGACAGAGTAGGTGTCCACCACTAGGTGATGGTGGGGTCAGGCATCTCCTTAGGCTGtctgtgcttctgttttcttttcaatgGAGATAACTGCTTTCTTGGAAACACAAGTGATGGTGGGCTAGCCGTAGAAGCACTACTGTAATAATGATGTGATCTTTGTCATTTCACTTCTTCAGACCTCATTAGTCCTACAtataaaaagaggaagttaaactaGCTCAAATGTACTGAGCAGAAGGAATGGAGACTGTGCAGCTGAGAGAGCGGGGCCTGAAAAATAAGTGTGGGTTGTGTCGCCATACACCGGGACTCCTGGGATCCTGACCTCTTTCAGGGGTCAAAAGAGGGCAAACTAGTTGCCTAACAATATTTAgagctatttttctcttttcactctcATTCTACGAGTGTACACCGGAGTTTCTAGCAACTACATGTTATGTGAAGTCATCCTTCTAATGATAACCTGTAATGAGGTTATTACTGTGAtttttaatgaatacattttaaaatgttttaatttcttaaaaagcaaacattaatctctatatatgtgtgtatacatatacaggaaatgtatgaatatatattcattatatatatatgaatatacatatattcattgtatatgtgtatatatattcatacataatatgtgtgtgtgtgtatatatatatatatttttatacatttcccACATAAATAAAAGTTCTTTAAGGTcctaataatttttaagtgaaaaggagtcctgagaccaaaaagtttgagaatcactgaaccaGATTTCTAGATCTTTAAGATCattaattcactcaacaaataattGTGCCTCCTGTGGCCAGGCATTTTGTAGATACCGAGGATAATGTGGTGATAACATGTTTCCTGCTCTGATAGAGTTTTACATTTGGGAGGGAAGAGACAAACGAATAAATTAACAAGATAATTTCTGACAGCAGTAGGTTTAATGAAGCCATAAAGCAGGACACATATTCCTGCACGATCTGTGCGCCTGCTCAGACGTAACACCCTGCAGCGCAGCAGGCAGATTCAGCGGCGTCGCCCCAAAAACGCCCAAGCCCTCTCAGTTGCCCTAGGACGGCGAGGGCGGGGCCTTCCCGCCCCACGGCGCTGGCGTCAGGTGACGCCACTGGGCCGCGCCAGCCAATAGTGGGCGGCCGGGGTCTAGGCACCACGGTGGCTGGCGGCCTGCGGGCGGCGCTGTGGCCCGTCGGGCGGCCCCACAGAGCCGCCCTAGCCTTCCGCCTTCCCCAAGCCAACGTCTCCGCCGTCGGCTCCGCGGCGCCGCCATGGCCGACGTGGAAGACGGAGAGGAAACCTGCGCCCTGGCCTCTCACTCCGGGAGCTCAGGCTCCAAGTCGGGAGGCGACAAGATGTTCTCCCTCAAGAAGTGGAACGCGGTGGCCATGTGGAGCTGGGACGTGGAGTGCGATACGTGCGCCATCTGCAGGGTCCAGGTGATGGGTAAGCGCTGCACGCGAGGCCAGGGTCGCGCTGCGGCCTCCGGGAGCCGACTTCGGGGTTGGGAAGGGACGGGCGTCCGCCAGAAGCCTCGGAAATTGCCCTGCCTGGGAGAGTGGGTGGAGGTCGCCCTGCCCCGGTGCCGGAGGAACGCGGAGCCACGCTCCTGCTGCGGCTCCTGAGGGCTGCGGCCGCCGCCTGGGGCTGCGGGGTTGTGCAACAGGCGCCCGGCGCTGGGTGGTTGGTGTTCTAGGGAGAGAGACGGGCAATAAACGGAGGTAAACAAGGTAATTTCAGGTAGTGATGGGTGTGACCAAGAAAGTAAAACCGGGTGATTGTTGGGAATTAGCAGGAAACACTTCGGTTTGTgtggccagccccagcccctgctctAAAAGCTCATCACCAGGTGGTGAGGGTAAAGGCCGTGATTCAGCAGTGAGCTTTAATAGTCTTGGTCACCACCAAAGTGATGCTCCGGAGTCATCTTCCACCAAACGACACCCTTAGTTCTCCTCGAGGGACGCAGGAAAGCGTTCACAGCCATTGCATTTCCGGATTAGCTTACCGCCGCTCTTCGAATGGGCTTTTAAATCTGGATTGATTTAAGACGGGTCAGATAGCACTAGCGTGACTTGAAGGGGACAGTGTGGTTCAAGAATATCTAAGTTTCATGGAAGCTGAAGAATTGTAAGCCCTTTTTTTCAGAAACGTAAAACTTCACCTCCATCACACCCCCCCCTCCATATCGGATGCCATTTTCTGGAGAAGATACTGTGCTGCTCTGAGTCATGCCTTTGTGGAGAACCCTCTTACAAATATGTCTTCTTTCTGTGATATTTTGAGTTAAAATATTAGACCAAGTGAAACTTTTCAGAACAGCTTAatcttgttatattttatatggtTCTAAGATCTCAGACCACTTTGAAAAGCAGGTGCTATTTAAATGCAAGTTGTATTTTCAGATAGGGCATTTAAAATTACTATGAGAGCATCTTCAGTGGAGTTCTTTATTGAGGGTAGTTAAAGAAAACGGACATTTGTATCGTTTGAAAACTGTGACTTGTCTTGAAAAATGAGAGAATTGGAGAACCTAAAGAGAATTGCTCACCTTAAGGGGGGGTGAGACTTTAAATATACCAGAATCAAGAGATTTCTCAGTTTATgctcttttgtcttttattcctaAGGGCTTGTTTCAAAGAGGATTTACAACAATTGGATTcagatatttttatctttctcttttgaaaGACCTTGATATTAGACATGACACACTTATTTtacatggatcacttgagcccaggagtttgagaccagcctaggcaacatcgcaagaccctgtctgtacaattaaaaattaaaataaaaaagctgaccaggcatggtggcctccagctactctggaggctgaggtgggaagatcccttgagcccaggaggtcgaggcgaCAGTGAGCCTTGTTCCTGCCactaccactatactccagcttgggtggcagaatgagaccctgtctcagcaacaaacaaacaaaacatattagGCTTTAAAAGTATCTAGTTTATTTGCCAGCAATACAGCTGCCCCTACCCCCACTTAGGAATCATAATTTCCAGTTTGGGAAGCATTTTTAACTGATCCAggagacccttttttttttttttttttttaagacaagtttCGCTAAACATTTTATCTCCTAAATTTCCTTTAGTTTAAAGGAAACTAAGCTTTCACTTAGTTCCTTTccagtttaaaaataatgttccCAAAGGATATTTTCAAAAGATTTATCTCCCAAAAAGCTATTTCCTCCccaaaggaaaaacatttaaagagtAAGTGGAAATGTGTAACCTGAAATAATGATTGAAACTTTGCAACAAATAAACTTTACTGAGAGATTTTAATGTAGGTCAAAGTATAGGCTATAAATGACACATTTCATCATAAACTTTCTGATTATAGCAAGTATTCTGCTACTACAGGATCAGTCTTGCATATTTACAACAGCTGTACTTTGGGTTCAGGAAATTATTCTAGGCTAGacctttgtattttgtttatgaGGTGTTAAAACCCACTTAGAGGTCAGGTGACAacagaaggaaattttttttccagacttCCTAGTCCTTACCCTAGCATCATTCTAAAAGCTGTTACTGTACTCCTTAGAATGTGCTGTTTTAGATTCTAGGAAGATCATTAAAGCAATTTTTTATCTTCTATCTGAAACTTTAGGAATTTGTGTAGATTTGGGTCAGTTTTGATAATCTACATCAGAGCTATAAGTGTAATTCAGAGATTCCTAGATTCAGCAACAAGAACCCACTTAGTTCCCTTTCCTTAGTATTTGGAATTTGTCTCACACACTTGTGATTTATTATACTTTCTGCTCTCAAGACTTGCCTGTCAGCCCATTCCGATATGGATAACACTCTCATCTTGGTTTCCACTCTCCTCCCTTCATTCAGAAAGGAGTGATGATTGCACAGTGAGCAAGTGCTGATGAAAAGGGGAATAGGTTTGCTAGTACGGCCAGTTATAATAGCCAGAGTAACCCTTCATGACTGTATTACGTTGGATATTTCACATAACTTTTTGGAGCCttattttcctaatttgtaaAGAGGCAGTTGGGATCACCAACCTTAATATTAAAATTCTGTCATTGCACAGAACTAGCGCCAGATTCAGGTAGGATGTCTTCACTGTTATATCACAACCCTTATGATATTTAGTTGTTTGTCTACGTCCCCATTTGCTGGTGAGCCCCTTGAGACCCAGCCTTGGTCATTTTGGTGTCTCCAGTGCATAACTCCTTGCACAGAGGAGATAGTAATTGTGGAATTGAAGAAAAcctcaggaggcagtggttgttTTAAATCCACACTGAAGAGACTAGGGCAGTGGTGTTTTTTTAAGGGTAAGAGCATGTGGAGAGGAGCAAACAAATGCCTGAGCAGAATCCAGTGTAAGAAGAGAAGCAGGCTTCAGCTTCACCGTGTTTCTATttttacagaattatttttctcctatttatGTTAAAAACTATTTTCTGTTGGTTCGAACTTCCTTTTACCCAACTCTGACTCCTCTTCCAGCTAGTGAATGAGTCCATTTTTGGTCCCTAAAATATTCTATATTACTTTTTTCATTAAGCTGATAGTATTCCAGATTGAATTTTGAAAACTTCTAGTACAGCCTTTAGGAACTCATTTTTAGTATTTACACCTACTCCACTATATTAGAAGTTACTATAAGCTCATGGGCAGTTTATTTTCAAGACACCCTTTTAAACAACCCATACATATAATGTtagtatttgtttatatatacatcAAGAAATTCTAGAAGGATACCCAAGAAACCAGTAATaaagtaatttattaaaatactttacCATTGTTGGGTAAATGCTTTGGACTCAGacttatctgtattttctttctttttttaaaaaaaaaccttttattttaggttcaggggtccAAGTACAGGGTTATTAcatagataaacttgtgtcacaagggtttgttgcacagattatttcatcacccaggtattaagcctagtacccattagttatttttcctgatcctctccacCCTCcagaaggccccagtgtgtgttgttccctactgtgtgtccgtgtgttctcatcatttagctcccaagcattttctttctttttttttttgagacggagtctcgctctttcgcccaggccggagtgcagtggcgctatctcggctcactgcaagctccgcctcctgggttcacgccattctcctgcctcagcctcccgagtagctgggactacaggcgcccgccaccacgcccggctaattttttgtatttttagtagagacagggtttcaccgtgttagccaggatggtctcgatctcttgacctcgtgatccacccgcctcagcctcccaaagtgctgggattacaggcgtgagccaccgcgcccggcccaagcaTTTTCTTACAAAGAAAAAACCTTAGTGTTTAGGGATATCtagtatttacttattttatctgtaaaattctCACCAGTTTGTATCATCTCCACTTAATATATAAATACCTCACGGTATTGGCccttttttacagatgagggaattgGAGTTCGTAATTGGTCCGAGGCCATGAACCTAATAAATGCCAGTGAAATGGGATTTGACTGTAGATCTGGCTCCGCAGCCCTTGCTTTCCCCTCTGTCACACTGGCTTCTCACCAGCCTTGTCTGGATGATTATCAGTAGCAACCTATTGGAAGCATTCAAAGcagtttattttagagaaactCTCAAGTGTCTTAGGATAGAAAGTAAAAAGTTGCTTCTTATGAGTTGCTAAAGGAAAGCTTCTGTGTCAGTAAGTATGGATGACTTTAAAAAACTTGTTTATGAAagaagcaattttttaaatttaatttttatataacttatatattCATATAGTTCAGAAATTGAGGAAGGTATGTATATTACCTGGAAGAGGAGTGAAAACTCTCCTTCCCATTCCAAACCCTCCCAGTAAACTTTATTATTGGTTCCTTGGGTATCCTAGTGTTTCTTGATGTATGTATAAACAAATGCtaacatatatatatggtttatttAAAGGGTGTCTTGAAAATAAACTGCCCATGAGCATGCCCAGTAAGCGTATAGTAACTTCGAATATAGTGGAGTGTGGCATATTTTTCTCTAGTAGTTTTCTCTATTGGCACTGTCAGGACATCTTTTCATCAGAGCCTGTAAAAATAGAGGATTTGTTAACCCTTGTGAAATTGCTCCTGGTTATAATTAGTAGAATGCCTTGTACTTTATTCCTCTTTAAGTAGTTATGTTCAGATGAGAAATTAATAGTATGAGTCTTTATTGCCATCTCTAACCCTTAGGGCTTTTGACTTTGAAgtgtctggtttttaaaaattgcattctgAGCATCAGAATGAGAAttgttatttgtttacttttagaTGCCTGTCTTAGATGTCAAGCTGAAAACAAACAAGAGGACTGTGTTGGTATGTTGTAATTTCGTTCTCTTGCTTTTTCAACTGAAGGTTTTCTCTCAGTAGGGATgttttgaatttgaaattaagATTGACTttatcaatacacaaaaataaactgtaAAGCAGTGATccattattaatataaaatatgttggtTCTCaaaagagtttaatggaatgaaccTGCAAAACCTTTTATTGCCATAATTAAGAAGAATTGGTTATGTATTCCAGACATGGTCATAATAAACATTTTGGtaatcaaaaattaaatattttctattaagaaaattataaaatcagaaatttatcAAAACCTTATTTGAATTTTGGCTATGTTATAGGTCACTTTTGGTTCTAATAAGGCATTTCACTTTTCAATACTCTTATAATACAGTATTTAACTTTAAAACCAGAGTAGAAAAATTCTAAGTCTCAGGTATAT belongs to Pongo pygmaeus isolate AG05252 chromosome 2, NHGRI_mPonPyg2-v2.0_pri, whole genome shotgun sequence and includes:
- the RNF7 gene encoding RING-box protein 2 isoform X2, coding for MADVEDGEETCALASHSGSSGSKSGGDKMFSLKKWNAVAMWSWDVECDTCAICRVQMPVLDVKLKTNKRTVLWSGENVIIPSTTAACPCG
- the RNF7 gene encoding RING-box protein 2 isoform X1, with the protein product MADVEDGEETCALASHSGSSGSKSGGDKMFSLKKWNAVAMWSWDVECDTCAICRVQVMDACLRCQAENKQEDCVVVWGECNHSFHNCCMSLWVKQNNRCPLCQQDWVVQRIGK